In Methanothermus fervidus DSM 2088, a single genomic region encodes these proteins:
- a CDS encoding glycosyl transferase family 2 (COGs: COG0463 Glycosyltransferase involved in cell wall biogenesis~InterPro IPR001173~KEGG: mth:MTH377 dolichyl-phosphate mannose synthase related protein~PFAM: glycosyl transferase family 2~SPTR: O26477 Dolichyl-phosphate mannose synthase related protein~PFAM: Glycosyl transferase family 2) → MKKNIIIIPAYNEEKSIGKIVKECLKYGEVLVVDDGSTDNTSKIAKKYGAKVIKHEKNKGKGAALKTGIKAALKEKYDTLIFLDADGQHDPKFIPYFLDKKADMVIGSRFLHGIEEMPLQRRLSNMITTKIINLITKYNLTDSQCGFRAIKAKNAEIFLSIPYNDYIFESAAIIKAAEHGLKVEEVPITCKYQGRKSYIKLRDIVKFIIFLIKTLGGKLCQKKAL, encoded by the coding sequence GTGAAAAAAAATATAATAATAATACCAGCGTACAATGAAGAAAAGTCGATCGGAAAGATTGTTAAAGAATGTTTGAAATATGGTGAAGTCCTAGTAGTTGATGATGGTTCAACAGATAATACATCAAAAATTGCAAAAAAATATGGTGCAAAAGTAATAAAACATGAGAAAAATAAGGGTAAAGGTGCAGCATTGAAAACAGGGATTAAAGCAGCATTAAAAGAAAAGTATGATACATTAATTTTTTTAGATGCTGATGGTCAGCATGATCCTAAATTTATACCCTATTTTTTGGATAAAAAGGCAGACATGGTTATAGGATCCAGGTTCTTACATGGAATTGAGGAAATGCCGCTGCAACGCCGGCTTTCCAACATGATAACAACTAAGATCATAAATTTGATAACAAAATATAATTTAACAGATAGTCAGTGCGGTTTTAGGGCTATCAAGGCGAAAAATGCAGAAATTTTTCTTTCTATCCCCTACAATGATTATATATTTGAATCAGCTGCAATAATTAAAGCTGCTGAACATGGACTTAAAGTTGAGGAAGTACCTATAACTTGTAAATATCAAGGTAGAAAATCCTACATAAAGTTGAGAGACATTGTAAAATTTATAATTTTCCTAATAAAAACATTAGGTGGAAAATTGTGTCAAAAAAAAGCATTATAA
- a CDS encoding glycosyl transferase family 2 (InterPro IPR001173~KEGG: mst:Msp_0062 hypothetical protein~PFAM: glycosyl transferase family 2~SPTR: Q2NIB8 Putative uncharacterized protein~PFAM: Glycosyl transferase family 2), with protein sequence MISVICVYNNEKILNDYLLRSLEKQVDHERILVDNRFNKFKSAAEALNYAGKKAKGDYLLFCHQDVELLTKDWLKKAEEILEDLDNLGVAGVAGVTKEGVKKNVIIHEFPPKRWGTPINKPVEVETVDECLFIVPREVFKKYKFDEKTCQGWHLYCVDYCLDLKKRGFKIYTLPLKIYHLSKHSEEMNALKTILNLGYHPSDYYEELKKILEKHKDLKEIHTTCGTWRTDEPLLLQRLKLLFSLALRKIQGKS encoded by the coding sequence ATGATATCGGTGATATGCGTATACAACAATGAAAAAATTTTAAATGATTATTTGTTAAGGTCCTTAGAAAAACAAGTTGACCATGAAAGAATACTAGTGGATAATAGATTCAATAAATTTAAATCTGCTGCTGAAGCCTTGAATTATGCTGGAAAGAAAGCAAAAGGAGATTATTTATTATTTTGTCATCAAGATGTTGAACTTCTAACAAAAGATTGGCTTAAAAAGGCTGAAGAAATTCTTGAGGATCTTGATAATTTAGGTGTTGCTGGAGTTGCTGGTGTAACTAAAGAAGGTGTAAAGAAAAATGTTATAATTCATGAATTTCCACCAAAAAGGTGGGGTACTCCAATAAATAAACCTGTTGAAGTAGAAACTGTTGATGAATGTTTATTTATAGTTCCAAGAGAAGTTTTTAAAAAATATAAATTTGATGAAAAAACTTGTCAAGGATGGCATCTTTATTGTGTTGATTATTGTTTAGATTTAAAAAAGAGAGGATTTAAAATATATACTCTTCCATTGAAAATATATCATCTCTCTAAACATTCTGAAGAAATGAATGCATTGAAAACCATTTTAAATCTCGGATATCATCCTAGTGATTATTATGAAGAACTTAAGAAAATTTTAGAGAAACATAAAGATCTCAAGGAGATACATACTACATGCGGTACCTGGAGAACAGATGAACCATTGCTATTACAAAGATTAAAACTTCTATTTTCATTGGCATTAAGAAAAATTCAAGGAAAATCATAA
- a CDS encoding glycosyl transferase group 1 (COGs: COG0438 Glycosyltransferase~InterPro IPR001296~KEGG: afu:AF0606 first mannosyl transferase (WbaZ-2)~PFAM: glycosyl transferase group 1~SPTR: O29649 First mannosyl transferase (WbaZ-2)~PFAM: Glycosyl transferases group 1), with amino-acid sequence MKVGIFHESFVISGGGEKLVADIAEALDKKEIYTFAFKDNEELIEPEARKIKIINLFEYIPRWARIFKPKIASFLYLYYEMIDIGEIDDFDIIISSGNPPRALITPQDVMHVNYCHSTMRFFYDLWHYYWKKSYNQGILSFFFANFFRYIDSIVDSRVDHYFVNSEVIKHRLWKYLKRDSTILYPPLKLKNYKFKDNEDFFLHIGRFDKAKQIMPVINACEKTRSKLVLIGEEGNDKKTYEYVKNYEGKLIEFKGYVDNKEKLDLLSRCKAVIYNPKNEDFGIVPVEALAAGKPVIVNKTGFPPILLKKTGYLQNKNGLNIYNGGIVTKGDENSIAKAINILDDLEWDNEKIREFAKPFDFEVFKKKLKNKLKEWYNNFEAFKS; translated from the coding sequence ATGAAAGTAGGGATCTTCCATGAAAGCTTTGTGATATCAGGTGGTGGAGAAAAATTAGTAGCAGATATAGCTGAAGCTTTAGACAAAAAAGAGATATATACATTTGCTTTTAAAGATAATGAGGAATTAATTGAACCAGAAGCAAGAAAAATAAAGATAATTAATTTGTTTGAATATATTCCTCGCTGGGCTAGAATTTTCAAACCAAAAATTGCATCATTCCTTTATTTGTATTATGAGATGATAGATATAGGTGAAATTGATGATTTTGATATTATTATTTCATCTGGAAATCCTCCAAGAGCTTTGATTACACCACAGGATGTAATGCATGTAAATTACTGTCACTCAACAATGAGATTTTTTTATGATTTATGGCATTATTATTGGAAGAAATCATATAATCAAGGAATTTTATCTTTCTTTTTTGCGAATTTTTTTAGATACATTGATAGTATTGTTGATTCAAGAGTCGATCATTATTTTGTAAATTCTGAAGTGATAAAGCATCGGCTATGGAAATATTTAAAAAGAGATTCAACAATTTTGTATCCTCCTTTAAAACTCAAAAATTATAAATTTAAAGACAATGAAGATTTCTTTCTCCATATAGGCAGATTTGATAAAGCAAAACAAATAATGCCTGTAATAAATGCCTGTGAAAAAACTAGAAGTAAATTAGTTTTAATTGGAGAGGAAGGAAATGATAAAAAAACATATGAATATGTTAAAAATTATGAAGGAAAGCTAATTGAGTTTAAAGGCTATGTTGATAACAAAGAAAAATTAGATCTTCTTTCAAGATGTAAGGCGGTCATTTATAACCCCAAAAATGAAGATTTTGGAATTGTACCTGTCGAAGCTCTTGCAGCTGGAAAACCAGTCATTGTAAATAAAACTGGTTTTCCACCAATATTACTAAAAAAAACTGGTTATTTACAAAACAAAAATGGTTTAAATATTTATAATGGAGGAATAGTGACTAAAGGGGATGAAAACTCAATTGCAAAGGCAATAAATATACTTGATGACTTAGAATGGGATAATGAAAAAATAAGAGAATTTGCAAAGCCATTTGACTTTGAAGTATTTAAAAAGAAATTAAAAAATAAATTAAAAGAATGGTATAATAATTTTGAGGCTTTTAAGAGTTGA
- a CDS encoding sortase family protein (COGs: COG3764 Sortase (surface protein transpeptidase)~InterPro IPR005754: IPR000215~KEGG: mth:MTH1030 hypothetical protein~PFAM: peptidase C60 sortase A and B~SPTR: O27109 Putative uncharacterized protein~TIGRFAM: sortase family protein~PFAM: Sortase family~TIGRFAM: LPXTG-site transpeptidase (sortase) family protein) yields MCTGGGNVKVKLSTVMIIVGVFIIFLYALIEVSYYASKITIENKYTATLEIPAINLKEEINNKSLSYGVYYDPRSSIPGSGTTVLFGHRTLYGSPFMNLDKLKKGDVVYVNWPKVGKIEYKVDKSFVVPADYEIPLRQGNKLLLVTCYPFGSTSKRLIVECKIVKILPLEKIKVENPNKNYSLAIIVLFFLFCMLIYKIYPYREDKLILLVVFLSLTLILIFAYINPVPPEFISDKLLSWS; encoded by the coding sequence ATGTGTACTGGGGGCGGAAATGTGAAAGTAAAATTATCTACAGTTATGATCATTGTTGGAGTTTTTATAATTTTTCTTTATGCACTTATTGAGGTAAGTTATTATGCCTCAAAGATAACTATAGAGAATAAATACACAGCCACCTTAGAGATACCTGCAATAAACTTAAAAGAAGAAATTAACAACAAATCACTATCTTATGGTGTATACTATGATCCTAGATCGTCCATTCCTGGGTCTGGAACTACAGTCCTCTTTGGACATAGAACGCTTTATGGATCTCCATTTATGAATTTAGATAAATTGAAAAAAGGCGATGTAGTATATGTTAATTGGCCAAAAGTTGGAAAAATTGAATATAAAGTTGATAAATCATTTGTAGTTCCTGCAGACTATGAAATACCTTTGCGTCAAGGCAATAAATTGTTACTTGTTACTTGCTATCCTTTTGGTTCAACAAGTAAAAGGTTAATAGTTGAATGTAAGATTGTTAAGATATTACCTTTAGAAAAAATAAAAGTGGAAAATCCAAATAAAAATTATTCTTTAGCCATAATTGTTTTGTTTTTCCTATTTTGCATGCTGATTTATAAAATATACCCATATAGAGAGGACAAACTTATTTTATTGGTTGTATTCCTTTCTTTAACTTTAATTTTAATTTTTGCTTATATAAATCCAGTACCTCCAGAATTTATTTCAGATAAATTACTTTCTTGGAGCTAA
- a CDS encoding anaerobic ribonucleoside-triphosphate reductase (COGs: COG1328 Oxygen-sensitive ribonucleoside-triphosphate reductase~InterPro IPR005144: IPR012833~KEGG: mth:MTH1539 anaerobic ribonucleoside-triphosphate reductase~PFAM: ATP-cone domain protein~PRIAM: Ribonucleoside-triphosphate reductase~SPTR: O27582 Anaerobic ribonucleoside-triphosphate reductase~TIGRFAM: anaerobic ribonucleoside-triphosphate reductase~PFAM: ATP cone domain~TIGRFAM: anaerobic ribonucleoside-triphosphate reductase), with translation MQKDVKMYVPSKAGITIKKSSGIKEKFRPGKIIRSLLNIGVSLSMAKKIASKVASNAYDGMTTSEIKMLVYNELQKIDEKAADEYLAANELKVRTSRDKIEKFDKKKIERALIVETGAPKHIAKKIASEIWKELKKLRIDHVTSPMIREFVNVKLVEYGLEDLRKRHTRLGIPVYNIEKLIEEGSRDNANIVHNSETIHKYVADEAFKQYALLRLLPSHLADAHMSGDIHIHDLEFFPARPLNCLQHDLRLFIRFGLKVDGTGDHTSVAAQPKHLETLMNHCGEIMLAAQQNMSGGQAMSLWNIFVAPFVEGLSYERIKQAVQMFIFNLNMAYAARGSQVPFTSINLELGVPEFLQDETAYGPGGEKVGVYGDYQDETKLLAKAFTEVLLEGDAYGKPHLFPNTIYVLRKETWDPELLEMVHELSAKYGTPYFLNMETSYNNVLVNAMGCRTRLGTEWTGNWEADCLRTGNLAYVTVNLPRIAYRSRDDDEIYDYLHDYLRLAKEVLEIRREHALKCLNQYNILPFLSQKFDGEMYYRIENATMSFGFVGLNEMLIAHTGEGLEDKYSRRFGIKIIEEINKKAQELRDETGWRWSVLQTPAESTAHRFAMLDIERFDAVVQGTEGAYYYTNSSHIPVDSELDIIDRLKIEQKFHPLTKGGHIFHVWLGESAPNPKGLMSLTEKICKRSEIGFWAYSNALSFCLRCKTLMRGLKDSCINCGEKDEIEWYDRITGYVQQVGRAKRASGGWNKGKRQELLDRRRISL, from the coding sequence TTGCAAAAAGATGTAAAGATGTATGTTCCATCGAAAGCAGGCATTACTATAAAAAAGAGCAGTGGGATTAAAGAAAAGTTTAGACCTGGAAAAATAATTAGATCATTGTTAAACATTGGTGTTTCATTGTCAATGGCAAAAAAAATTGCATCAAAGGTAGCTTCAAATGCATATGATGGAATGACAACAAGTGAAATAAAAATGTTGGTATATAATGAATTACAAAAAATTGATGAAAAGGCTGCAGATGAGTATTTGGCTGCAAATGAATTAAAGGTAAGAACAAGTAGAGATAAAATAGAAAAATTTGATAAGAAAAAAATAGAACGAGCATTAATTGTTGAAACAGGAGCTCCAAAACATATAGCTAAAAAAATAGCATCTGAAATTTGGAAAGAACTAAAAAAACTTAGGATTGACCATGTAACTTCCCCAATGATAAGAGAATTTGTAAATGTAAAATTAGTTGAGTATGGTCTTGAAGATTTGAGGAAGAGACATACAAGATTAGGAATTCCTGTATATAATATTGAAAAATTGATAGAAGAAGGTTCAAGAGATAATGCAAACATAGTTCATAACTCAGAAACAATACATAAGTATGTGGCTGATGAAGCATTCAAACAATATGCATTATTACGATTGCTTCCTTCTCATCTTGCAGATGCACACATGAGTGGAGATATACATATTCATGACCTTGAATTTTTCCCTGCTAGACCTCTAAATTGTCTCCAACATGATTTAAGGCTTTTTATTCGTTTTGGACTCAAAGTGGATGGAACCGGAGATCACACAAGTGTTGCTGCACAACCTAAACATCTAGAGACATTGATGAATCACTGTGGAGAAATAATGCTAGCAGCACAACAAAATATGTCTGGCGGTCAGGCGATGTCACTATGGAATATATTTGTTGCACCTTTTGTAGAGGGATTAAGCTATGAACGCATTAAACAAGCTGTTCAAATGTTTATTTTCAATCTTAATATGGCTTACGCTGCTAGAGGAAGTCAAGTTCCATTCACAAGTATTAATTTAGAATTAGGAGTCCCTGAATTCCTCCAGGATGAAACAGCATACGGTCCTGGTGGTGAGAAAGTAGGAGTTTATGGGGATTATCAGGATGAGACAAAACTTTTAGCAAAAGCTTTCACAGAAGTTTTACTTGAAGGAGATGCTTATGGAAAACCACATCTCTTCCCAAATACAATTTATGTATTAAGAAAGGAAACATGGGATCCTGAGCTTTTAGAGATGGTGCATGAGTTATCAGCTAAATATGGTACTCCTTATTTCTTAAATATGGAAACAAGCTATAATAATGTTTTAGTAAATGCAATGGGATGTAGAACTAGATTAGGTACAGAATGGACAGGGAATTGGGAGGCTGATTGTTTAAGGACAGGTAATTTAGCTTATGTAACTGTAAACTTGCCAAGAATCGCCTACAGGAGTAGAGATGATGATGAAATATATGACTACTTACATGATTATTTAAGATTGGCAAAAGAAGTACTTGAAATACGAAGGGAGCATGCATTAAAATGTTTGAACCAATACAATATTTTACCTTTCCTATCACAGAAATTCGATGGCGAGATGTATTATAGAATTGAGAATGCAACAATGAGTTTTGGTTTTGTTGGACTTAATGAAATGTTAATTGCACATACAGGAGAAGGATTAGAGGATAAATATAGTAGGAGGTTTGGAATTAAAATCATTGAAGAAATAAACAAAAAAGCTCAGGAGTTAAGGGATGAAACAGGTTGGAGATGGTCAGTATTACAGACACCTGCTGAATCTACAGCACATAGATTTGCAATGCTTGATATTGAACGTTTTGATGCTGTAGTTCAGGGCACAGAAGGAGCATATTATTACACAAATTCAAGTCATATACCAGTTGATTCTGAGCTTGACATCATTGATAGACTTAAAATAGAGCAGAAATTCCATCCATTGACAAAAGGCGGGCATATCTTCCATGTTTGGCTAGGTGAATCAGCGCCAAATCCAAAAGGTTTGATGAGTTTAACAGAGAAAATTTGTAAACGATCAGAGATAGGATTTTGGGCATATAGCAATGCACTTAGTTTCTGTTTGAGATGTAAGACTTTGATGAGAGGATTAAAAGATTCATGTATTAACTGTGGAGAAAAAGATGAGATTGAATGGTATGATAGGATCACAGGTTATGTACAACAGGTTGGTAGGGCAAAAAGAGCAAGTGGAGGTTGGAATAAAGGTAAAAGACAAGAGTTACTTGATAGAAGACGAATTTCACTATAG
- a CDS encoding glycosyl transferase family 2 (COGs: COG1216 glycosyltransferase~InterPro IPR001173~KEGG: pab:PAB0795 rhamnosyl transferase related protein~PFAM: glycosyl transferase family 2~SPTR: Q9UZG0 Putative uncharacterized protein~PFAM: Glycosyl transferase family 2), whose protein sequence is MDDVAIIILNWNGWKDTIECLKSLNNLNYKNYEVIVVDNGSTDNSVEKIKEYIENKPKFKLIANEKNLGFAGGNNIGIRYALNNEFEYILLLNNDTVVDENFLKPMVELLESSDDIGFVGPKTYFYDKKNVIQVAGGGYVDLTTARAYLLGYMENDSSKYNEVIELDYVSGSCILTKRDVIEEIGLLDERFFMYYEDVEWCYRGKKHGYKSFYQPEAVIWHKHGASTNKCFELYHLNKSRILFIKKTGMKNFIKFVFKFFSNVFWLESYYYIRKYPQAYKCYLKGLLEGFKG, encoded by the coding sequence ATGGATGATGTGGCAATAATAATTCTGAATTGGAATGGATGGAAGGATACAATTGAATGTTTAAAATCTCTTAACAATTTAAATTATAAAAATTATGAAGTTATAGTGGTTGATAATGGATCCACAGACAATTCTGTTGAAAAAATCAAGGAATACATAGAAAATAAACCTAAATTTAAGTTAATAGCAAATGAAAAAAATCTTGGTTTTGCTGGTGGAAACAACATAGGAATTAGATATGCACTAAATAATGAATTTGAATATATTTTGCTTCTTAACAATGATACTGTAGTTGATGAAAATTTCTTAAAGCCTATGGTAGAATTATTGGAATCAAGTGATGATATAGGATTTGTTGGACCAAAAACTTATTTTTATGATAAAAAAAATGTAATTCAGGTTGCTGGCGGTGGATATGTAGATTTAACAACTGCCAGAGCTTATCTGTTAGGTTATATGGAAAATGATTCTAGTAAATACAATGAAGTAATTGAATTAGATTATGTAAGTGGTTCATGTATTTTAACTAAAAGGGATGTAATTGAGGAAATAGGATTGTTAGATGAAAGGTTTTTTATGTATTATGAAGATGTTGAATGGTGTTACAGAGGAAAAAAACATGGTTATAAGTCATTTTATCAGCCAGAGGCTGTGATATGGCATAAACATGGTGCATCCACAAATAAATGTTTTGAGTTGTATCATTTAAACAAAAGTAGAATTTTGTTTATTAAAAAAACTGGAATGAAAAACTTCATTAAATTTGTTTTTAAATTTTTTTCAAATGTTTTTTGGCTGGAAAGTTACTATTATATAAGAAAATATCCTCAAGCATATAAATGTTATTTAAAGGGATTGTTGGAGGGTTTTAAAGGATGA
- a CDS encoding conserved hypothetical protein (InterPro IPR005242~KEGG: mth:MTH378 hypothetical protein~PFAM: conserved hypothetical protein~SPTR: O26478 UPF0104 membrane protein MTH_378~PFAM: Uncharacterised protein family (UPF0104)~TIGRFAM: conserved hypothetical protein), with protein sequence MSKKSIIIFSISFLLILSLILWIGPYKLYKTVIKANWNLLVLAMFTHIFAIIIRSVRWGILTQKNDLKKNFIVKTIGLFAGNITPSRAGGEPITALAGKRINKISFSLGMSAGLVERFFDLGVVGIILIIVGFSMPKLRFIAIIGGLLSILITALIYVFAWNAKIGTMLYVKFHNILKFLPLDEEILDNLYVKAINTIEKIVTETRKISVFRLFLVSLLSILSWLTECFRLYLVILAFNKYIAFPLVVVLFLIVNVVGIVSALPGGMGSIEVSSTGLLVLFKIPSSIAGSIAFMDRVVSFWLVTILGLAFSIYYAPDILDETKKYIETLKTE encoded by the coding sequence GTGTCAAAAAAAAGCATTATAATTTTTTCAATAAGTTTTTTATTAATATTATCGCTGATCTTGTGGATCGGACCATATAAACTTTATAAAACAGTGATTAAGGCAAATTGGAATTTATTAGTATTAGCAATGTTTACACACATCTTTGCAATTATCATTAGGTCTGTGAGATGGGGAATATTAACACAAAAAAATGATCTGAAAAAAAATTTTATTGTGAAAACTATAGGTTTATTTGCAGGTAATATAACACCTTCAAGGGCTGGCGGTGAACCAATAACAGCCCTGGCAGGCAAAAGAATCAATAAAATATCTTTTTCATTAGGAATGTCCGCAGGATTAGTTGAAAGATTTTTTGATCTTGGTGTAGTTGGTATTATTTTGATTATAGTTGGGTTTTCAATGCCTAAACTACGATTTATAGCTATTATTGGTGGTTTATTATCAATTTTAATCACTGCCCTCATCTATGTCTTTGCTTGGAATGCAAAAATAGGAACAATGTTGTATGTTAAATTCCACAATATTTTAAAATTTTTACCATTAGATGAAGAAATATTGGATAATCTATATGTTAAAGCTATAAATACAATTGAAAAAATAGTTACAGAAACAAGAAAAATTTCTGTTTTTAGATTATTTTTAGTTTCATTGTTATCAATTTTGTCCTGGCTAACAGAATGTTTTAGATTGTATCTAGTGATACTTGCATTCAACAAGTATATTGCCTTCCCACTTGTTGTCGTATTATTTTTAATTGTAAATGTAGTTGGCATTGTTTCTGCATTACCTGGCGGTATGGGCTCTATCGAAGTCTCATCTACAGGTTTATTGGTTTTATTTAAAATTCCAAGTTCTATAGCAGGTAGTATTGCATTTATGGACAGAGTTGTATCATTTTGGTTAGTAACAATACTTGGATTGGCATTTTCAATATATTATGCACCAGATATACTAGATGAAACTAAGAAATATATTGAAACATTGAAAACTGAGTGA
- a CDS encoding glycosyl transferase group 1 (COGs: COG0438 Glycosyltransferase~InterPro IPR001296~KEGG: siy:YG5714_0617 glycosyl transferase group 1~PFAM: glycosyl transferase group 1~SPTR: C3NBC8 Glycosyl transferase group 1~PFAM: Glycosyl transferases group 1), whose translation MKINFTVKLTAMTGGIRFVFEIANRLVEKGHDVTITALGGDHRWFPLKAEVNYVSLPKFFKFFDYVKRLIFRRKLYYYELNTLARKIGLNIDMIKVLAKYTPDCDVNIATRFLTAFAVYRSNKGIPVYLCQDFEESVAEKGDYYLKMFYESLNLPMHFITISEWMKEWLSEYSNNVFLVRNGINHDIFYPRNVEKDGKYVMGIYRDLEYKGGKELIEALKIIKRNKNDVKTIVLGKDFGDISYNRVSDKKLSELYNLADVFIYTSKVEGFGLPPLEAMACGTAVVTTDCKGVREYIEDGKNGFIVPRNPKKIAEKSIELLEDEKLRRKIARMGIKTAKKYNWDRSADEFEKILYKIV comes from the coding sequence ATGAAAATAAATTTTACAGTGAAATTAACAGCGATGACAGGGGGTATAAGATTTGTATTTGAAATTGCAAATAGATTGGTCGAGAAGGGACACGATGTAACCATAACAGCATTAGGAGGAGATCACAGATGGTTTCCATTGAAAGCAGAAGTAAATTATGTATCTTTACCAAAATTCTTTAAATTTTTTGATTATGTGAAAAGACTTATTTTTAGAAGAAAGCTGTATTATTATGAATTAAATACTCTCGCTAGAAAAATAGGTCTTAACATTGATATGATTAAAGTTTTGGCAAAATATACACCTGATTGTGATGTTAACATTGCAACAAGATTTTTAACAGCGTTTGCTGTATATAGAAGCAACAAAGGGATTCCTGTTTATCTCTGCCAAGATTTTGAGGAATCTGTTGCTGAAAAAGGCGACTACTACCTTAAAATGTTTTATGAATCTTTGAATCTTCCTATGCATTTTATAACCATATCTGAATGGATGAAAGAATGGTTGAGTGAGTATTCAAACAATGTTTTTTTAGTTAGGAATGGAATAAATCATGACATTTTTTATCCAAGAAATGTTGAAAAAGATGGAAAATATGTGATGGGTATATATAGGGATTTAGAATATAAAGGTGGAAAAGAACTTATAGAAGCATTGAAGATAATTAAAAGAAATAAAAATGATGTTAAAACAATAGTTTTAGGTAAAGACTTTGGAGATATTAGTTATAATAGAGTTAGTGATAAGAAATTATCAGAATTATATAATTTAGCTGATGTATTTATCTATACCTCAAAAGTAGAAGGTTTTGGATTACCTCCATTAGAAGCCATGGCTTGTGGAACAGCTGTTGTAACAACAGATTGTAAAGGTGTTAGAGAATATATAGAAGATGGAAAAAATGGATTCATAGTTCCAAGAAATCCTAAAAAAATTGCGGAAAAAAGCATTGAATTATTAGAGGATGAAAAGTTAAGAAGAAAAATTGCAAGAATGGGAATTAAAACAGCAAAAAAATATAATTGGGATAGAAGTGCTGATGAATTTGAAAAAATATTATACAAGATAGTATGA